One Nicotiana sylvestris chromosome 12, ASM39365v2, whole genome shotgun sequence genomic window carries:
- the LOC138883358 gene encoding uncharacterized protein, giving the protein MHRQNHYEFVGLMEPKQQAKKLERYRNKIGLAHAISNVSNKIWAFVDEVFEVTVMYNMVQQLTLRLFHTESHVEFVLTLIYAKCDAIERIELWDLLYAMARDMDAPWLVGGDFNVIWDEEEKFGGLPVSLNEIDDFRHCINTCNLFDLGFKGSIFTWWNGRAEEDCIFKRLDRCLANVEFQQTFPGIEVQHLSKTGSDHSPMYLKCDIETPPIKKPFKFLNFWVKHATFKDVVKENWSADFSANPYILFNHKLKKLKKALSLWSKATFGDIFQNIASMEEVLMVHEAEFEANPTGMNREMLQKVQAELIKCLALEEKYWQQKAVRGRRKRLQLNRIQNSGGTWIEEEQEIAEEAIKFYEQQFTQEANLSLFDIVEHVPNLINTEQNAELIKQPTKEEVKVAVLGLNGDSAGGQMV; this is encoded by the exons ATGCATAGGCAAAATCACTATGAATTTGTAGGGTTAATGGAACCAAAGCAACAAGCAAAAAAATTGGAAAGGTACAGAAACAAGATAGGACTTGCACATGCAATTTCAAATGTTTCCAACAAGATCTGGGCTTTCGTAGATGAGGTATTTGAGGTAACTGTTATGTACAATATGGTGCAACAATTAACACTAAGATTGTTTCATACTGAATCGCATGTGGAGTTTGTCCTAACATTGATATACGCAAAATGTGATGCAATTGAGAGGATAGAATTATGGGATTTATTATATGCAATGGCAAGGGATATGGATGCACCATGGCTTGTAGGAGGTGATTTCAATGTAATATGGGATGAAGAAGAGAAGTTTGGTGGGTTACCTGTGTCATtgaatgaaattgatgattttcgaCACTGCATCAACACTTGCAATCTCTTTGACCTTGGATTTAAAGGCagcatatttacatggtggaatgggagAGCAGAGGAAGACTGTATATTCAAAAGACTAGACAGATGTTTGGCCAATGTTGAGTTCCAACAAACATTTCCAGGAATAGAGGTGCAACATTTGTCAAAGACTGGTTCTGATCATAGTCCAATGTATCTGAAGTGTGATATTGAGACTCCACCAATAAAAAAACCTTTTAAGTTCTTGAATTTTTGGGTGAAACATGCGACTTTTAAAGATGTGGTGAAAGAGAATTGGTCTGCTGATTTCAGTGCAAATCCTTATATTCTTTTTAatcacaagttaaaaaaattaaagaaggccCTTTCATTGTGGAGTAAGGCTACATTTGGAGATATTTTCCAAAATATAGCAAGTATGGAGGAGGTATTGATGGTTCATGAAGCAGAATTTGAAGCAAATCCGACAGGGATGAACAGGGAAATGCTACAAAAGGTTCAGGCAGAATTGATCAAATGTCTGGCACTAGAGGAGAAATATTGGCAACAAAAGGCAG TGAGAGGTAGGAGGAAGAGACTTCAGCTTAACAGAATTCAAAACAGTGGAGGAACCTGgattgaagaagaacaagaaattgcAGAAGAGGCTATCAAATTCTACGAGCAACAGTTCACACAAGAAGCTAATCTTTCATTATTTGATATCGTAGAGCATGTTCCTAATCTGATTAACACTGAGCAGAATGCAGAATTGATTAAGCAGCCAACAAAAGAGGAGGTTAAAGTGGCAGTACTTGGACTTAATGGTGATAGTGCTGGGGGCCAGATGGTATGA
- the LOC138883359 gene encoding uncharacterized protein — MVRMRTTDVPELGGAAPPITRGRGRVPAQGRERGCPTTAPVMPPADLVEDPIIEDQGEVPAAEPVPVLFDQGSTYSYVSSLFAHFLDVPYESFDTYVYVSTLVGDSVVMDRIYRSCAVTFYVYETRPDLLLLDMTDFEVILGMDWLSPYHTILD; from the exons ATGGTGAGAATGCGCACGACGGATGTTCCAGAACTAGGAGGGGCTGCTCCTCCTATAACTAGAGGTCGAGGGAGGGTACCAGCTCAAGGTAGGGAGCGAGGATGTCCCACAACTGCTCCAGTTATGCCACCAGCGGATCTAGTAGAGGATCCTATTATTGAGGATCAGGGCGAGGTGCCTGCTGCAGAGCCAGTCCCG GTATTATTTGATcaagggtctacctattcatatgtgtcatccctgtttgctcatttcctggatgTTCCTTATGAGTCCTTTGACACTTATGTTTATGTTTCCACTCTTGTGGGCGATTCTGTTGTTATGGATCGGATCTATCGGTCCTGTGCTGTCACATTCTATGTTTATGAGACTAGACCAGATCTTCTCTTGCTTGATATGactgactttgaggtcatcctaggcatggattggttatctccataccACACCATCCTTGATTGA